TAACAAGACTTCCAACTTCACTTATAACGGCATATGAAAGTGCAACATGGAGAAAATCGTGACCAAAGAATCTCGTAAATCTTATTACAATTGGTGCGGATGCAACGGCAAGTATCGATGCCACTATAAGATTGTCCGTAGAAAAACGGTAGTTTGTGAATGGCAGAGTTAGAAATAGCATCACTACATACGTCACAATGTACATCGGCAGGCTCTTCTTCCCTCCAAGATGAATCTCCTCAGGAGTTAGCTCAAGGCCCGCATAGATCATAAGAAAAAATATGCCCAGCTCTGCAAGGAGAACCATTTCTTCCCTTGGAAGATTCTTTAAAAGCACTCCAAGTAACAATCCTGCACTTATTTCACCGAGAAATCCCGGATACCCTAATCTCTCAAAAATTTCAGCCAAAATCCTTGCCACTGCAATGATTATAAAAACATACCCTATAACATCCACGCGAATCCCCCTTTAGTTATAGAGAACATTATTTAAAAATTTTCGGAAAATTTCAAAGAGGTAGAATTAATTTTTAGATTAATGTCAAACTTTCGAACATTAATTCGCAAAGTTTATTATTGTTGTATCCTAACATGCTTTGATGAACCATGAGACATTATGAGATTGTTAGAATAAAAGAAAACGGAAAGATCGAGATACCATTAGAATTCGCATATGAGATTGGGCTATTGAAGGATGCCTATTTCTTAGTTGAAATTGATACTGATTTAAAAGAACTGCACTTGGAAAGGGTTGCCCTTCCTGGCAAGAAGCTTGTTGAAATTGAGCTTGTAGTCGAGGACAAGCCGGGAGTTCTTGCGAAGATAAGCGGAGTTCTTGGGCGAAATCGGGTGAACATTCTCTTCAGTGAAGCAGAGGAACTTGAAGGAATAGGGCTTGCCGCAATTGTAACCGTTGTAGATGTTAGTGAAGCAAAAATCAGTGTTGAAGAGCTCAAAGATGCACTGAAAAACATTGGGGAAGTGAAAGAAATAACACTAAAAATTCTGGAGTAGCAGGAATAAGGTAAATAACAAGAAAACAGCCATAAAGATGTTTATCTCCTCACCAACGGTTTTTGAAAATCTGTATCTGATGTCTCTTTCGATGATTCCGCTTCTCCTAAGGAGCACAAAACCCATAACTGAGGAAACAATCAAAACAAAATCCATATAATCAATCCTCTGACCGTAATACACTCCTAAGGCTAACACCAACAAAGAGAGCAAAAATGGGGAAATCCTCTGGAGTAAATAGGCGTTGAAGTTCTCACGAGACTTCAGGAGATAGTAGTTGAGCTTTGTGAACGCAACGAGTGTCCCAATGCCTGCGATATAAAGAATGTACCCTAAGGGCTTTTTGATTCCATTGAGTAAGAGGCTTTTTCCATAAGCCCCCACAAAAGGCGAAACACCTCCTATCGCTAAGCTGAGCATAAGAATGCTAAGCATTAAGATTGCGTCTCCTCTATAAGACAGATTTCTTATTTCTTTTGATTTCTGTGCTCTTATCAGCGCCCCGACACTTAGAAACAGTGCCCCTTTAATGAGAGCGTGGGCAAGGGCATAGTACACACTCCCGAGGATATTTAAAGTCGATACTCCTAATACCACATACCCCATCTGGGAAACCGTGGAGTATGCCAGAAACTTCTTGATATTCCTCTCAACAATCATCAGCACAATACCGAAGAATATAGATGCAAATGCCACAACCATAAGAACAGTTAGAAACCTTTTAGTTAGGGGGAGGGAAAGATACAGCAACAGCATGCCATAAACTGGGACTTTAACCACAATTCCAGAAAGCAAAGCAGAAACAGGATCCGGAGCTTTTGAATGAGCATCCGGAAGCCAAGAATGCAGGGGAAAAACACCTGCCTTTAACAGCAGTGCGGAGAACGCTATACCTGCTGCAACATCTATCTCCCGAGAAGGCAGTATACTGCCACGGATAAGTTCGGTGTTCAAGTAACCTGTCTTTAGATATATCATTCCAACCGCAAAAACAAAAAGGTAAGAGGCAGTGAGGGATAGAATCAGATACTTATATGCTGCTCTTTTGGCACCTTTCTCTTCTGAAATAGCAATTAAAGCAAACGCTGAAACAGATGCAATTTCCATGTAAATGTAATAATTGAAGAGATCCCTTGAGATAAAAGCCCCTAAAAGTCCCGCATGCATCAGAAGTAAGAGGGAGTATATTTTGCCGTTCTTCCTGTGTTTTGAAAAGTATTCAATAGAGTAAATGGAGACTGCAAAAAACAATATCAGCTCAGCAAGTACAAAATAGACGTTAATATAATCAAGGGAAACCTGAATCCCAGCTGTTTCTGCATATCCCCCTACAATTTCATCCAGAGGTATTTTTCCTCTTATCCCAAAGAAAACAATCCACGGTGAGATGGCACCTGTTAAGAATAATAAGCGAGTAATCTTAGCCCTAACACCAAGAACATCAAAAAGAGAAACCAAAAATGCAAAAAGCAGAGGGTATGCCACTAAGAGTGGAATCACATCTCATCCCCCCTCATCCTTAAGATAATAGCCAGAGCGAGGGATGTTATTGCAACGTCAACAACAAGAGTTGTGAGCATCAGAGTAGCAGGCAGGGGGTCAACAACTGTCTGCTGAGGCATTATTGGAACTTCTCCTCCTTCAACGTATCCCGTTCCTACAAAAAACAACACCAGACCAGTTGATGCAACATTAACCGATAGAACTTGTTTGATTAAATCTTTCTTTGTCATCAGCCCGTAGAGTCCAATCAGCATGATCAGTATGCCCGCAATTTCAGCGTTAATCACTTTCGACCCACCTCAGCAGGATATAAAACACAAATGTAAACGCTGCACCAACCTTCAGACCAACCGATATGTTAAACAACGGTATGATCCCACCGCTTATCACAGATCCAAATTGTCCCTTGGTTAAGAAATTATAGAAAAAGCTCCCGAACATAAACCCAATCAACCCAAGAGACACCAGAAACACTGCTGAGATGTTCTCAATCATACCAACTTCTTTAAATTTAAAGCGTTTTCTAACTTTTTTATATCCATGCGATGTTATAAGGAGAATTACGCTAACTGCAAGGACTACCCCAGCCTGGAATCCTCCTCCCGGGCTTAAATGTCCATATATCATTAGATACACGGCATATGTCACAAGAAAGGGACTGATGAGCTTTGTTGTTGTCCTCACAACAGTGCTCATTTTCACTTTTTCTTCCCCCCTAAGAGAAGATAGAAACCGATAACTGCCGTAAAAAGGAGGGTCGCCTCACCAAGAGTGTCGTATGCACGCCAGTCGGCTAAAATGGCAGTTACAAGATTTGGAATGTTCACCTCTTGCCAGTGTGAAATGTAATATTCATAGCTTCCCCCTTCAACCTTAGAGTAATCCAGCTGCAAAAAGGTAAATGCCAATGAAAGAACGATTAGGATAGCAGTAATCTTTCTCACTTCTTTGTTCCCCCCGACTTTTCTACCTCTTCTATCGTGAACAGAAAAATTCCAATAATCACAGCCCCCACAACTATAGCAGATAAGGCAACGTCCGGTGCTTTAAGCTGGAAGAGCACCAGCACAAATATGAGGCTTAGCAAAGCATATTTAACCACTGCAGCCACCAAATCCCTTTCCTCAATAACCGCAAGTGCTGTGATAACCATAAGGACAAGTAAGAGCTCATGGATTATCCCAAGCATACATATCCACCACCACTTTTGGTTTTATTCCATATTTGTATGCCCCTTTTGCTATTGCGTGCGAGACCATGGGATTTATCAACGCTATCAGAAATGCCAAGAGAAGAAGCTTAAGTTTGATGAAAACAGACGCATCAGTGTAGAGCGCCAAAGCTAAGAGAATTGTCATTGCACCTCCAGTATCACATTTTGTAGCTGCATGCAATCTCGTATAAACATCAGGAAAGCGGAGTATTCCTAAAGCACCAAACACCATTACAACCTCTCCAAATGCCAAAAGCATATACTCAATCACTTCTGCCCCTCCTTTCGAGATACTTTGCCAGAATTAATCCACCAACTGCATTAACCATTAAAAGAACAACTGCCAAGTCTACCAGAAAGTACTGCTTGTTTATAACGGAGAGAATTGCTATTATAACAACGACTTTTGTAGTTATTGTGTTGAGCCCAACTACCCTGTCAGGCAACGTTGGTCCAAATAACACCCGGTACATGAGCATAACGCTTGTGGATATCAGCACTATAACCCCCCATCCAAAAGGATTCACCAGAATATTTTCTTCAACCATTCCTCTATGTCCCCCTTAATTTTTTCTCCCGCCTTTTCCCTGTTGAGGGTTTCAACGTCAATCCAGTGCACATACAGATAAGTTTCCCCCAGCCTCTTTGAGACATCAAGTGTTAATGTACCTGGAGTTAAGGTTATTGAGTTTGCAAGTATCGTGACGCCTGTATCTGAATGCAGGTCTGTTTTTATCTTTATTATTCCAGGGTTTATGTCCATGAGGATGACATTCTTAGCAACTTTTATGTTGCTTTCAATCAGACGAAACGCCATTATTATAAGGTATTGGGGAGCGTACAGCAGCAGAAAATACACAATTTTCTCAATTAGGTGTCCTCTATGCCTAACATCCTCCATAAGCATATCCCTCATAAATGATGCAATAATGAGTGTTGCAATCGCACCTATGATTAGATTGTCTAAAGAAGTATTTGCAGTGATTACAATCCAGAAAGAAAATAGAAGTATCCACGTCAAAACTATTCGCTCCCACACGGGGAGTTTCTGAGCATCATAACTTTCATAGAGTACCCTCCTTTGAACTTCTTCTAATCGTTCTTTGAGATAGAAGGGAATCCTGCTCATGGTTTAATATTTAGTTTTTGGAAGTTATAACCCTTTTTGAAACTTTCAGTGTGAGTAGATCAACGGAACTTTATGAGCTCAGTACCCTTATTCCGTTGCTCTTTTAATTTTAATCTTTTGGTTAAAAACTCCTCTTTAGTTTTCAACTTTAGGTTTTGGAAAGATATAAATTATCCTCTTCCAAATTTGAGATAGGTGAGAAGATGAAAGCATATCACATTCACGTCGAAGGCATAGTTCAAGGGGTTGGGTTCCGACCTTTCGTTTACAGAATAGCCCATGAGCACAACTTAAGAGGTTACGTCAAAAACCTTGGAGATGCAGGGGTTGAAATTGTAGTCGAAGGGGAAGAGCATGATATTAAAGCTTTTCTTCATGACCTAAAATACAGGGCACCACCTCTTGCTAAAATCGAAAAGGTTAAGAAAAGAGAGATACCCCCTCAAGGATTTGACAACTTTTACATAGAGAAGAGCTCTCAAGGTGGCTCCGGTGGTGATTCAATAATTCCTCCCGACGTTTCAATATGTGAAGATTGCATCAGGGAACTTTTTGATCCAACCAACAAGAGATATATGTATCCCTTCATTGTGTGTACAAACTGCGGGCCGAGATTTACTATAATTGAAGATTTACCCTACGACCGCATCAATACGACAATGAGAGAGTTTGAGATGTGTGAATTCTGTGAGAGCGAGTATAAAGACCCGCTAAACAGAAGATACCATGCTGAACCCGTCTGCTGTCCTGTTTGTGGGCCATCTTACAGGCTCTACACAAGAGAAGGGAAGGAAATCATCGGAGATCCAATAAAAAAGACGGCAGAGCTGATTGATAAGGGATACATCGTGGCTATCAAGGGAATCGGCGGAATACACATTGCTTGCGACGCAACAAACGAAGATGTTGTTGAAGAACTGAGAAAGAGAATCTTAAGACCCCAGCAGCCTTTTGCTTTAATGGCAAAAGACTTAGAAACTATTGAGAGCTTTGCTATAGTTAGTGACGCTGAAAAAGAGGAGCTTTTGAGCTACAGGAAACCAATAGTTGCGCTGAGAAAGAAAGAACCTTTCCCGCTTCCAGAAGCTTTAGCTCCAGGTCTGCACACGATAGGTGTCATGCTCCCATATTCTGGCATTCATTACCTGCTCTTCCACTACTCAAAGAGCCCCGTTTATGTCATGACATCCGCAAACTATCCTGGCCTGCCGATGGTCAAAGATAATGACAAAGCTTTCAAAGAGCTCAAAGATTTAGCTGATTACTTCCTCCTGCATAACAGAAAAATCCTGAATAGAGCAGATGACAGCGTTATAAGATTTGTAGATGGAAAAAGAGCAGTCATTAGAAGGAGCAGAGGTTTTGTGCCTCTGCCAATAGATATTCCATTTGAGTTTATTGGTTTAGCCGTTGGTGCAGAGCTCTTAAATGCCTTTGGCTTCGCCAAAAACAGAAGGGTCTATCCAAGTCAGTATATAGGTAATACTTCAAAGGTTGAAGTCCTTGAGTTCATGCGTGATGCCATAGCACATTTCCGCAAAATTTTGAGGATTAGGAACCTTGATTTGGTAATATCAGATCTACACCCCCTCTACAACACAACAAAACTCGCCATGGAAATAGCTGAAAATGAGGGAGTCGAGTTTCTGCAAGTGCAGCATCATTATGCTCACATAGCCTCAGTGATGGCAGAAAACAAATTAGATGAAATAATCGGAATAGCTGTTGACGGTGTCGGATATGGGGTTGATGGCAACACTTGGGGAGGGGAAGTCATCTACATGAGTTATGAAGACGTGGAAAGATTAGCACATATTGATTACTACCCGCTCCCTGGTGGGGACTTGGCAAGCTACTATCCTCTCAGAGCACTGGTGGGCATTTTAAGCAAAATATATGACATAGAAGAAGTCAAAGGAATTATTCAAAGATGCTGTCCAAAGGCCATTGATAGCCTAAAATATGGCAAAGTCGAGTTCAATGTGATCCTAAATCAGCTTGCGAGAGAGATAAATGTCAGCTATGCATCTTCAACAGGAAGAGTCTTGGATGCTTTTGCCGTTATGCTGAATGTCGCATACAGGAGAACATACGAAGGAGAACCAGCGATGAAGCTTGAAAGCTTTGCATTCAGGGGTAAAAATGATTTAGGGTTCAGTATTCCGATTGATGGTGAGAAGATTAAAGTTGAAGAGATGTTCAGGCAGGCTCTTGAAGTGAAAGCAAATCCCGCAGACATTGCTTACTCTGTCCACTTAGCCCTTGGAAGGGCTTTTGGGGAGATAGCAGTTGAAAAAGCAAAGGAATTTGGAGTAAAGAATGTTGGAATAAGCGGCGGTGTTGCATATAATGAGCTGATAGTAAAAACCATAAGAAAAATTGTCGAGCGCAACGGGTTGAAATTCTATGCTACCCAGGAAGTTCCCAGAGGAGACAACGGTATAAACGTTGGACAGGCATTTTTAGGTGGACTTTACCTGGAAGGTTATCTAAGCAAGGAGGATTTAATGCTTTAGCCATTTCTCTCAGATTTCTATTACCCAAAAATGACCCAAAACAGCTTAAAATATCTGACTCCATTAAAGTTTCAGAGGTGGCCAAAATGAAAATTAAGCTTGAATATGGAGCTGGTGGAGAGCTGATGGAGGAGTTCATTAAAGAGTTCATCCTAAAGAACCTAAGTCTAAAATCAGCAGGAGGAGTTGGACTGGAGGCATTAGATGATGGTGCAACAATTCCTTTTGGAGACAAGCATATAGTGTTCACAATTGACGGACACACAGTTAAGCCCCTCTTTTTCCCTGGTGGGGATATTGGAAGATTGGCTGTCAGCGGGACAGTTAATGATCTGGCAGTTATGGGGGCAAAGCCCTTAGCTTTGGCAAATTCCATGATCATTCAAGAAGGATTTGACAGTGGAGATTTTGAAAGGATCCTACAGTCAATGGATGAAACTGCTAAAGAGGTTCCGGTTCCGATAGTTACTGGAGATACAAAGGTGGTTGAAGACAAGATTGGGATCTTTGTGATTACAGCCGGACTCGGAATAGCTGAGAGGGTCATCACGGACTCTGGAGCAAAGATTGGAGATGTTGTTTTAGTCAGCGGAACGGTTGGAGATCATGGAATAGCCATAATGAGCCACCGTGAGGGAATAGCATTTGAAACTGAGCTCAAGAGCGACGTTGCACCAATTTGGGAAGTCGTCAAAGCAGTTGCCGATGCAATCGGATGGGAAAATATCCACGCAATGAAGGATCCAACACGTGGTGGTTTAAGCAATGCCTTGAACGAGATAGCGAGAAAAAGCAACGTTGGGATTCTCGTGAGAGAAAGTGATATTCCAGTAAAGCCAGAAGTTAGAGCAGCAAGTGACATGCTTGGAATAAGCCCCTATGAAGTGGCAAATGAGGGCAAGGTTGTTATGGTTGTTGGAAAGGAGTATGCTGAGGAAGCACTTGAAGCCATGAGAAAGACAAAAAGAGGAAAAGACGCCGCAATAATTGGAGAAGTTATCAGCGAATATAAAGGCAAAGTTATCTTGGAGACAGGAATTGGCGGCAAAAGGTTCATGGAACCCCCTGTTGGAGATCCTGTGCCGAGAGTTTGCTGATGCAATCCCATAGCTCCTCTATTTGCGGAACTATCTCTATTTCTTTACCCTCCAAACTGTCGTAAATGAACTTCTGATTAAATGGAATGACCACATCGGGCTTAACATTAACTTTGTCCAAAATTTCCGGTAAAGCCTTATTTAGAACAAAAATCTGCTTTAAGCCAGCTTTTTCAGCCAGTTTTTCAATCTTTCTTGAAAGCTCAATTGATTCCAAGTTGGGCTCTGCAACATTTACTATAACATCAACTTCTAAGTCTATTCCTCTTCCAAAGTGCTCTATTCCAGCTTCAGTATCAACCAAAACAATCTCTCCTTTCTTTGGTTGTAGACTCTTTAAAAATTTCTTTGCTAAGACCCCATATGGACAGGCACATCCTTCGCCAGGTTCTTCAATCTTACCAATGCTCATCACACTTAAGTTTTCTCTTTTTGAGAGAATTTCCTCTGGAATTTCCTCAAAGGTCTTAGGCAGTTCTGGATTATTTAGAATTGCTTTTACTTGCTGCTTTCCACCTAAATATTCCGCCAAAGTTTTTGTTTTGGACAAGCCTAACATTCTGTATAGGCCAGGATTTGACTCATCCGCATCCACTATTAGGACTTTATAACCCTTATTCGCTAAGTACTTTCCGAGCATTGCTGTAATTGTGCTTTTCCCACAACCACCTTTTCCGCATATTAAAATCTTCATTACTATCTCACCAAACTCAAAACCAGTAGCCTGATTTATAACACTTTCTTGATAATTAGTATTACAAAAGATTTATGTGCATATGCACAAGATTTATATGAAGAAGAATTCAACAATGTGCTGGTGGTTAATAATGAGAATTACAATTCCAGCAAAAGATGACAAGGGGCTGAAAAGTGAGGTCTGTGAACATTTTGGAAGGGCAAAGTATTTTGTTTTTGTAGATGTTCAAGACGACAAAATTGAAAACGTGGAGATTGTAGAGGTTCCATTTGAAGAGCACAGCCCAGGAGATTTGCCAAACTTCATAAAAGAGCATGGAGGCGAACTTGTCCTGGCTTATGGTATAGGAAAGAGAGCAATGACATACTTCCAGAGCTTGGGAATACAGGTAGTTACAGGGGCACATGGGAAAATAGAAGGTGTGGTTAAGGATTTTATGCAAAGAGGGGGATAGAAAAGCAAAGACTTGACTTATTTTTTAAAACACTCCACTTCCTCTTCTTCCATTTTGATAATTTTTGAAAGCACGCATTCAAGTGCATTAAGATCAGATAGAATTTCTTCGAATCTTACTTTCTGCTCAAAGGATTGTTCCTTTTTCATCAAAATAGAGACTATATTCTTAAGGGGTTTTACTTCTTTTTCAAGAATTTCCTTGGGTTGCTTTAGGAACTTCTCGAGAAATGCGGGGATAGGATAAAACAACTTCGTTTTACCATTCTTTCTAACGATTACAAGATAATCCCGGGCAAGTTTGTTTAAGGACGTAGAGACTGAAGAACGACTCAAACCTGTCAATTGCACAAGCTCGTTTATTGTAAGGGGTTTTTCATTCAATAGAAGGAGGGCATATACTTTACCGTCAGTGTGAGTATAGCCCCATCTTATCATCATCCTTTCAACGATTTCAATGAATTTTTTACTTTCTCTATCCTCTCCCTTCATCTTACAAACACCTAATAAAATAAAGTCGAAGGCATATTTAAGCTTTTTTCAGTTGAATTTGATATGACAGTTATAACAGTTATATCGAAAATTTTATACAGAAGGGTATCCAATCATATAATTGGGGGGAGGAAGATGAAAGGTAGTAGTAAGAGTAAAGGGAACCAACTCACGACAGCTCTTATGGCATTTAAAATCATTTTAGGGAACCCCCTTGCGAGACTCCTCATCAGACCTGCCTTGAAAAAATATGAGATAGAAGGCAGGGAACTCCCAGCACTCTACTGGGCTCTCAGCATTTATGCAGGTGAAAGCATAAACTGCCCACTCATGATACGCTTCCAGGCAGAGATTATAAAAACTCTCCTTAAACTCGGCATAAAAATTGCAAAGGGTGATGAAGAAGCTGTTAAGGAAGCCCTTCTCCGGGATCCGCATATAAGGCGTGGTATTTGGGTCGTCCTTGAAGGTATTGCGAGATATGGAATTACAGCACCTCAACGTTTAGCGGGACCATTTCTTATAGTATGGAACTTCACCAATATGTGCAACCTCCGCTGTCAACACTGTTACCAAAGAGCTGACAAACCGCTTTCAAGCGAACTTTCACTAAAGGAAAAACTGAACCTTGTTGAACAGCTTGATAAAGCTGGAGTTGCAGCTGTCGCCCTTAGTGGGGGTGAACCAACAATTCATCCACACTTCCTGAGAATTGTAAGGGAACTCTCAAATAGAGGGATACACACCTCAGTCGCTACCAATGGCTGGACTTTTGCTAATAAAGAGGAACTTAAGAGAGCCATTAATGCAGGCATAAAGTACGTAGAGGTTAGTGTAGACTCAGCAAACCCAGAGAGGCATGACAAATTCAGAGGAATTCCTGGCTCATGGGAACATGCTATAAAAGCCCTTGAGAATGCTGTAGAGCTTGGAGTAAGCCATGGAATGGCAACGATAATGAGTAAGGAAACATTCAATGAAATAGATGAAATTCTTGACTTAGCGGAGAGCATAGGTGTGAAACGGGTTATCTTTTTCAACTTCGTGCCAACTGGGAGGGCTGAAAGGATAGTGACAAAGGATCTTTCGCCTGAAGAACGCGAGGAATTCATGAAAGAAATTTACAAACAGATGAAAAGAAGGAAGATTGAGATATTGACAACTGCTCCTCAATATGCCCGTGTCACTTTTTTAATAAGTGAAGGCAAGAGTATAACACCAGCTCACTTCTATATTGGAGAAACGAACTCCGTGAAGACCTTAGCAGAATTCATAGGTGGCTGTGGTGCCGGAAGAATATATGCAGGTATAGAGCCCGATGGAACAATTGTTCCCTGTGTGTTTCTTCCATTACCTGTAGGCAACATTAGAATTAAGTCTTTCAAAGAGATATGGGATACAAGCAAAATATTTAACATTCTTCGAGATAGGAATAACTTCACAGGCACATGTAGGAGTTGTCCCTATAGGAACATCTGCGGTGGTTGTCGTGCCAGAGCCTACTACTATACCCTTAATCTCATGGGAGATGATCCAGGCTGCATAATAAACAGACGAATATGGGATGATATCCTTAAACACAAAAAGATAAGAGGAACTACTGGGATAAATTGGGTTGATGAGAATGTTGCTATCCGTACTCCTGTGCTCCATCTCCCAAGCTATTATGAAACCCCTGGGATTGTTGAAGAAAAATCTTTTAAGAGCAATTGGGAAAAGACAGTAAAAGAAATTCATGCCTAATTTTCTTTCATTTTAATTTTCAACCTAAGGTTCAAGAAAATTTTAAATTTTCTCAAATGGAATTTTTTTCAAGTGAATAAAAATGAAAATGAATGTGAAAGATTTTGCGCCTTCTTGGTTTGCAAGTGTCATGGGAACTGGAGCACTCGCTCTGGTTAGTCTGGCATACTCGAGCAAATTTTCAGTACTAAAAAGCGTTGCAATTGGATTGACATATTTAAATGTAGCGTTGTTCTTCATTCTTTTAATCCCATGAACTTTGAGATGGCTCAAATACAGAGAAAATGCTTTAAAGGATTTATACCATCCAGTAATCTGCCACTTTTATGGAACAATAGCAATAGCTCTGCTCGTTCTTTCTGCTGATTATCTGCTGATACTGAAGAATATCACCCTCGCAAAAGCTTTTTGGCTGATCGGTGTGGCTCTAACGATATTCTTCGCATTTTTGATCCCATACCTAATGTTCATACAAGAGAGAATCGACATCAAGAACGTTACTCCAGCTTGGTTCATTCCCCCTGTTGGTTTAATAGTCATTCCTCTGAGCGGAGGAGCTTTAATGAACACGTTCGCTGGGATCTGGAAAGAGGTTATGGTATTCGTAAATTACTTCGCATGGGGCGCCGGATTTTTCCTATATTTGGCTCTCTTTGCAGTAGTTATGCATCGCTTCATTGCCCACGAGCCTCTACCATGTGGAATTGCTCCAGCAATTTGGATTAATCTTGGTCCCATTGGAGCAGGAACCTCAACATTATATATGCTCGTGAAGAATTCAGAGTTTATAACGATGAAAGAAGCTTTCTTTGCTTTTGGGCTGATATTCTGGGGCTTCGGTGTATGGTGGTTTGTAATGGCCATTATCTTGACACTTCATTACATTAGAAAGCTCAATTTACCATACAGCTTGGCTTGGTGGGCGTTCATATTCCCACTTGGAGCTTATGTGAGCGCAACGCATAATGTTGCCTTAGCTTTTAAAATAAGCGTCATAGACAGCTTTGGATTTGCACTTTATTGGCTGCTTTTTGCTCTATGGTTGATAACAGGAATCAAAACTCTAAAACATACTGCCTTTTAGGTGAGTTTCTTTTTCTCTTTTTAATTGCAGACTGCATAGTTTATAAACCTCAGTCACACTAATTCTCTGGGAGGTGTGAAGATGCACGAATGGGCTTTAGCGGATGGAATTGTGAGAACTGCTATCGAATTCGCCAGACAGCACGGGAAAGATAAGATTCTTGGAATTAGAATCGTTCTTGGTGAATTACAAGACGTTAACGAGGAGATCCTCAAGTTCGCCATAGATGAGCTTAAGAAGGGAACAATAGCTGAGGATGCAGAGATTGAGTTCGTGATTGAGGAAGCAGAATTTAAGTGCAGAGACTGTGGCCATGTATGGAAGCTCAAGGAAGTTAAAGATAAGTTCGATGAGCGCATAAAAGAGGACATTCACTTCATTCCCGAGGTTGTCCACGTCTTTCTCTCATGCCCAAAATGTGGAAGCAGAGACTTTGAAGTTGTGAAGGGTAGGGGAGTCTATGTTGCTGCAATAAAAGTTGAGGGTGAAGAACAATGATCGACCCAAGAATAAAAGCAATTGAAGCGAGACTTGAAAAGGTTAAGAGGATTATTCCAGTCGTGAGCGGAAAGGGCGGAGTTGGAAAGTCATTGATTTCAACAACTTTAGCGTTAATCTTGGCTGAAAAAGGATACAAAGTTGGCCTGTTGGACTTAGATTTCCATGGAGCAAGCGACCATGTGATTTTGGGATTTGAGCCAAAAGAGTTTCCAAAGGAAGATAGAGGAATAGTTCCTCCAGAAGTTCATGGGATAAAGTT
Above is a genomic segment from Thermococcus sp. SY098 containing:
- a CDS encoding proton-conducting transporter membrane subunit, which codes for MIPLLVAYPLLFAFLVSLFDVLGVRAKITRLLFLTGAISPWIVFFGIRGKIPLDEIVGGYAETAGIQVSLDYINVYFVLAELILFFAVSIYSIEYFSKHRKNGKIYSLLLLMHAGLLGAFISRDLFNYYIYMEIASVSAFALIAISEEKGAKRAAYKYLILSLTASYLFVFAVGMIYLKTGYLNTELIRGSILPSREIDVAAGIAFSALLLKAGVFPLHSWLPDAHSKAPDPVSALLSGIVVKVPVYGMLLLYLSLPLTKRFLTVLMVVAFASIFFGIVLMIVERNIKKFLAYSTVSQMGYVVLGVSTLNILGSVYYALAHALIKGALFLSVGALIRAQKSKEIRNLSYRGDAILMLSILMLSLAIGGVSPFVGAYGKSLLLNGIKKPLGYILYIAGIGTLVAFTKLNYYLLKSRENFNAYLLQRISPFLLSLLVLALGVYYGQRIDYMDFVLIVSSVMGFVLLRRSGIIERDIRYRFSKTVGEEINIFMAVFLLFTLFLLLQNF
- the mnhG gene encoding monovalent cation/H(+) antiporter subunit G, with the protein product MIEYMLLAFGEVVMVFGALGILRFPDVYTRLHAATKCDTGGAMTILLALALYTDASVFIKLKLLLLAFLIALINPMVSHAIAKGAYKYGIKPKVVVDMYAWDNP
- a CDS encoding monovalent cation/H+ antiporter complex subunit F, whose product is MVEENILVNPFGWGVIVLISTSVMLMYRVLFGPTLPDRVVGLNTITTKVVVIIAILSVINKQYFLVDLAVVLLMVNAVGGLILAKYLERRGRSD
- a CDS encoding cation:proton antiporter subunit C — encoded protein: MINAEIAGILIMLIGLYGLMTKKDLIKQVLSVNVASTGLVLFFVGTGYVEGGEVPIMPQQTVVDPLPATLMLTTLVVDVAITSLALAIILRMRGDEM
- a CDS encoding Na+/H+ antiporter subunit E, with translation MSRIPFYLKERLEEVQRRVLYESYDAQKLPVWERIVLTWILLFSFWIVITANTSLDNLIIGAIATLIIASFMRDMLMEDVRHRGHLIEKIVYFLLLYAPQYLIIMAFRLIESNIKVAKNVILMDINPGIIKIKTDLHSDTGVTILANSITLTPGTLTLDVSKRLGETYLYVHWIDVETLNREKAGEKIKGDIEEWLKKIFW
- a CDS encoding ACT domain-containing protein, which encodes MRHYEIVRIKENGKIEIPLEFAYEIGLLKDAYFLVEIDTDLKELHLERVALPGKKLVEIELVVEDKPGVLAKISGVLGRNRVNILFSEAEELEGIGLAAIVTVVDVSEAKISVEELKDALKNIGEVKEITLKILE
- a CDS encoding Na(+)/H(+) antiporter subunit B translates to MKMSTVVRTTTKLISPFLVTYAVYLMIYGHLSPGGGFQAGVVLAVSVILLITSHGYKKVRKRFKFKEVGMIENISAVFLVSLGLIGFMFGSFFYNFLTKGQFGSVISGGIIPLFNISVGLKVGAAFTFVFYILLRWVESD
- a CDS encoding hydrogenase subunit MbhD domain-containing protein, which gives rise to MLGIIHELLLVLMVITALAVIEERDLVAAVVKYALLSLIFVLVLFQLKAPDVALSAIVVGAVIIGIFLFTIEEVEKSGGTKK
- the mbhE gene encoding hydrogen gas-evolving membrane-bound hydrogenase subunit E: MRKITAILIVLSLAFTFLQLDYSKVEGGSYEYYISHWQEVNIPNLVTAILADWRAYDTLGEATLLFTAVIGFYLLLGGKKK